The genomic segment CTCCCCCCAAAATGAGGTTTCCCAAAGGAAAAGGAGTCCGTAGCAGGTAACCTTATATTGCCACAAATCTCTTCCAAGTCATTGAGATTTTCCTTGAGCACCAGTCCATCTGGAATGGGTACCCTATCTTGAGCACTGACCGAAATTGGACCAAGTTCCTCAGAAAAGGCACTGTGCATCAGTTGGACGACTTTAGACACTTTTAATTCTTCCACTACAAAATTCTCTTCCTTTTGGATCAAAGGATCACAAAGTTCTTGATCTACCAACTCGATTAGACCAAGTACATTCCGTGCCCTCTCTTGTACTTCCACTTCATGGCTCCCTGCCAATGGGCGGAAAGCAGTTTTAACAAGATCCAGCAAGTGTCTAAACTGTTCTTTCttcaaagaaaatgataaagaaCTTGGTCCAGGAGCAACCACTGTATCCCCATCATTTTCAACAGGAGGATCTTCAAATGATTGACATAAACCCCTTGGATTGAAATCTCTATCCTGTTCAGATCCAGGAAGAGATTCCGACAATGTTAAATTGGAACTCTCTAGACATTCCTCTTCAGAGATTGAATCCATTACTCCTGGCTCCAAATCATCAGcagatgaagaggaagaagaaatagatTCCTTTGGGATGAGATAAGAACGTAGACAAAAGATTAATATCTTAAATGCAGACTGAATATATACAGCTTGGATAGACAGTGGCAAGAGACTAGTACGTGGCTGTAACAGCGCTTCCATAAGCTCAATTGGATTCTTTGAGAACTCAACATACTCTCCTGACGCCCAAGCAGCTGCAGATAATATCCTATGTAAGAAAGGGTTACCAAGCAATGCAGGGTCAATAAGTAGACCACGGCCAACACGAACTATCTCTGGTCTTACATCCTTCACTCTCATACCAATATCGATCAGCTGAGTCTCAATTTCTTCCCCCTTTTGGCAATGAGAGATTCTCGATATTTCCCCAAGGAGTGATACATACCAATcaaaatcaacaataatttCATAAACATTTTGAGAGCAAGTTGATAGTATTGACCCAAGAATCTCATTACAAAACTCTGGATCAGATTTCAGCGCATAATTAACCAAAACCCTACAGATTTCAGCCACATTATGCTCAGACACCATTGCCATCATGAGATGCAAAGCTTCCAGCTTGACATTAGGATCAGTATCATTCACAGATTTAATCACTATATCCTTATTCTCCACCACCGCCCACAAATGCCTAGGCGCAACTATTGAAAGAGCTTGTAATCCAAGACATTTAATGTTCGGATCATCATCAATCAAGAACTCCCTAACCTTCACAACAGCAAGCCTCACTGCAGATTCATAATCAGTCAAGCTAGTAACTATAGTTCGAATACACTCAAACGCCAATGACTTCGCCCCAGTCCTCTTCATATGCTCGCAAATTGGCTCCACAATCCTCTTTGCCAGCCTAGGCTCCAAAGGGGCCAACTTTGCAAATATCTTCAAAACCTTAATCAGCACCCAATTGTTCATCGAATCAACCAGAATTCTGTAGAACTCAGGCGCCAACGGGAGATACGATTTCGGCTCTCTAGCCGTAAGCTCGCAGAAAACACCCACGACTGCGGAAACTGTCTGCCAATCGGAACTCTCTAAGTTCTCAACCAAACGCTTGAAACAAACCCTGACTGAATCCGGATATTCCCCAAAAACCCTTAAAAGAGTAGCAATGGCTTTCTTACGAATAAACAGCTTGGAACTCGAGAGTAAGGTGAAGATTTCGGGGGTTAGATCGCGAGCCAAGTCGGGCGTGCAGATAAGAGAGAGGCACTGGAGGGCGAGGCTCACCTCGAAAGGGTTGGACGAGGAGAGGTCCTTGCGGAGCTGGTGCGTGAGGAGGAGGACGACGTCGGTGGCGGAGTGGAAGGAGAGGGCGGCGGCGAGGTATCCGATCTGCTTGTGGTGGAAACGGGAGGAGGCGGCGACCTCGACGGCGTGGAAGGCGGCCCAGGTGTCGTCGACGCCGTGGAGCGAACGGAGGTAGGTGAGTTTCTGGAGGGCGGTGGACTTGGTCTGGAGATCAGTCGACTTGATCTCGCGCCGGATCTCCTCCAGGGCCTTGGAGATGAAGGCCGGCTCGCAGACGAGTTGGAGCCGGTGGCCCTTGATCAGGTCCTCTAGGTTCCGCTGGAACAGCGAGTCCATGATCGATTGTCCCCCCATTgatcaacacacacacacacacacacacacacacaaacactctctctctctctctctctctaggtcTTGGGTAACTCCATGATTGAGAAAAAGAAGGATTTGCAGTTACAATTAGGGTTCCATGGGGGGAAGCTATTACTGTGAATTCTCAAAGTATCGGCGATTAATCAATTTTGGGAGACGGAGGCGGGGAGACGGAGAGACGACAGGGCAGGGCGGCCCACTCAGGTGCTTCTGTTTGGATGGATCCTTGCAGTCTCCTCTCCTCGCGGTGTTTTCCGTTACTTTACCTGGGACTCTTAATTTCATATTACTTCGCAATCGTTAAAAGGAGGTGTCTCGCTTTGGGCCAGAGTGGAGACATGCTTGAAACAAAGTGGGCTTCTCCATTTTGGGCCAGCAACGTTAAAGGCATTGGAAATAGAGTAGACTCGTGGGCTCTCTTCAAGGCTGGGCCTCCAGCACCAACTTGCCTCATCTTTGGGGGCCACTGGCTTAGTAATTTGTTTTGTGTATGACCACAAACAAGGTTGTTgaactttaaattttagtttaaatgAGATCTATAAAATTGAATCATAAActcatattataaaattataaaattttatagatagttaaaaatattatttaaatttcactttcaaattaaggaaattaacaaatattcaattctttaaaaaaatcaataataattcacttttaaattttacttttaaatgaagaaaactaacaataatcaaattaatgaagatagataaaaaataaacaaacaaatgtGTGACATATAAGAATCACCAAATtagaccaaaaaataaataaataaacaaaaaaaatgcaaaagaaaaaatagacgAAGCTATATACCCCTTTAAACAAAATTGATAGTAACACTAAGCAATCAGAGCTCTGAATCAATTCATGTTGTGTTGCAAATAAATGGTGGCACTAAGCATATGAGCACGAAAACATCAAATTGTATTTGTGAATCAACATGGCTCAATCAACGATTTGCATTTGTGAATTGAGAGTGACTTCAAGCAATTGAAGTTGTGAATCGACAGTGGCATAAAGCATTGAGTAATAGTGCAACAAGGGGGAACAATGGAACGCTATGACATCGATCTTTAAGAGAGATAATGGTTCACATAAAGAAATTGCAGCCCctcaaatcaaaattaatattatgttggacaaaaaaaatttgtctctaaCCTTTTAGTACATGAAAATTGAAATCGGTAAAATCATTGTTCAACTCaagattttatcaattttattgaattaaattgtGGTTCACACCAATTCTACTATAATTTCGAATTTGTATGCACATTAAGTCGTATTAAGTCATTTAGAGGTTCTTGacacataaaattatttaaattgaattaaaattttaacaaccATGATTACAAGGGTTCCTTTTTGTCTGATAATGTTTAAATCAAACGATAGCAATTATTTGTGAATGTGAGCCCATCATATTATTTCCTTCATAGTTTATAGCATAAGCCTTCACATTTGTGTCCAAAAAAATGGGCCTATGCCTAAAAGTAAGCcctagtataaaaaaaaaaaaaaaaaaatcacaacttGTCATAAAACCTAGGTGAGAGAGTTCATTTGAGCGTCTTTCGAGAGAGAACTAAATGAGTGACCTCACCTGAGAGACCCATGTCCTTTTTTGGCTGAGGTatctgttatatgtatttcccgcatctccccgcatgggccagactcggtccgatagaccggcccaatcacccaaggccaagaaggcccggacgacctcgtcaaggaaggtccagcctccatcaaagacccggaactcgtaaagcgagcgtatggcgagctcccggtaatcccccaacgagctcggagcaatcgactaacgagctcctgaaatatcctccagatcgctaggtcatccaggtcgctcgcctaaaatctccagctcgcatgagcggcaaagctgctgagaagtcagaggtagggtccgatcactttatctgtaacagcccatgcccctcgtaatgaggatcccattcccggtcttgcgaaggcggtaagaactatttgtcccccattatacaaacactgtatttttatatattatctagattgtaaaagtccctcaagaaaaatggaaataaagggggccatgaggagcAAAGATGAGGgacagaaaaaagaataatcagataccgccactctgggagaataatcatagggcggccgtggactaggcatcgttctggccgaaccacgtaaaagattctggtgtacacgcttggaactttgggggaggggggggttttcttccttccttctcggtatttttttggattgactcaccgcggcccaaaacgaatcacggtcggccgaaatcaaacgtcgacattttggcgctagaggaaggggccgctctgatcaatagccatggctagagaaaggaatactagaagttccgaggcggcggtaGACCcgcctgaaaatcaccacgaccgaccacgagacttaccaccaaatggaggacccattgccccgacagccgatactcctttgccgccgcccgccggagacgctcccggcataccaccacggatccctgtccagcctactgtccaaatcaccgggacagggacgatccgggactggcaacagcgccaggaagcattggagaatacgataatgcaactcgctgacgcggtcagaattctggcccaagctcaagcacgggctgtccacgacccaccggcgtcgcctcgcagggtccgccaaccgcgggaggagagacacccacccgcggaagaagatatcggggataactacccgtccccaattcaccgctccccagtccgagaaagaagcaggcgatcgcaagcccagcaatcagtaggaccggactcaactgtggaagagctgtatcagagggtgcgacagctggaggaacgacaaggagtccgcagccagaataatggccgtggagataggacgccgttcgccagagaaattgagcttgaacccctgccccggaggtttaaggtcccgagcatgccacaatatcatggggacagcgacccctatgattacctggatgcgtacaacgtgcaaatggatctacagacaaccagctcgctggctaaatgtcgcgccttcccagcaatcttaggagacatcccccgagcttggttcaggagccttccgcctcgtagcatcaacagctgggaggagtgccaacagaggttccttaaccaatacagggctctaaggaggcagctcgcgccacctcgccaccgtattccagaaagcaaacgaaccattaagggattacatcgccaggttcaggcgcgaggtgagcaacgtcgaggatccctcggatgaaagtatcctaacggcgatctccgccggcctccgaaaagacggaaagctctacgagagcatctaccgaaccccggtcaaagacctgggggaattctatgaacgagcttccaaggaaatccgatgggaagacgccttcgggacgaagaagcccgtcgggtcgagagaagaagttgggggctccagccagagtaagaaaaggcacaacggagacgccggaagagaagctcggggggagcgctcgagcaatgaagtgttcaagcgagctcggaaggcagagggagatgagtgacctcatagatcacagcgctttgacagctactgtgccctgtcagacccccaagaaaggatcttcgccatcgaaaggaacaaagaggaattcgggaagcccaacccattaagaaccccaaacaaattccgaaacaaagaaaaattttgcgcgtaccacaacgaggcgggtcacaacacctcggaatgctgggccctaagggacgccatcgaagatctgataagaagaggtcgcttgaaagattacgtggtgcggccgactaatcaaccaagccagccgccggtacagcagcagcctcccaccgaCGACGACCAAgcaccggctgtacgaaccatctacacgatccatggcgggccccacctcgctggttcctcccacaaatcccgcgacaaatacatacgagaggccaaccatgtcttgctagcgagatcgggcgaacagccggttcccgcgaagcggcctaggggtaacccaatcccagagaagatgtttttctcggaagaagacgccagagacgtccattggccgcacaacgacgcactcgttatacgagcccaggtcggcaactccgaagtgcggaggataatggtggacacgggcagctcggtaaatgtaatgtacagagcatgcttcgatcagatgggtttgggaccggaacagttgggttcgtccccagagccactctatgggttcacgggagacgcagtgattcccgtcggtcggatcagccttcccctcaccatcggggatgcgaaccgccaggccactactttggcagaattcctcataattgactgcccctcagcatacaacgtcgtactcggaaggccggcgatgaacgacctggatctagtgacctcaaccaggtcgcttacggtgaaattcccgacccccgacggtgtagggtgtgtacgaggcgagcagcacctcgcaagacgttgctatgagacgccctgaaaatgggagcaaagggaaagaaagtaaatatcatcgcaaaagtcggcccgcgatcaaccggccgatgggaggacctggatccacgcgagatcgactgcgaaaagcccaccggtcccatggaagagctcgaagatatctcagtcggcgaggcagacgaggaaaggcacctcaagctaggcaagagtctagcccccgaggtaaaatcccaacttacagatttccttaaagctaaccttgatgtattcgcatggaaccacgaagatatggtgggaatcgccccagaagtcatgtcacacaggctcaacgtagatccaggctacaggccagtacgccagaagaggaggccaatgactccggagcgttataccgctcttaaagaagaagtggacaaactcttggcgaataatttcatcaaggaagcccactatccggtctgggtggccaacccggtcctagtaaaaaagaaaaacgggaagtggaggacctgcatcgacttcaccgacctgaacaaggcctgtcctaaagacagctttcccctccccagaatcgatcaactcgtagatgcaacggctggtcaccgcctcctcagtttcatggatgcctattcaggctacaaccaaatccccatgaacccaacggaccaagagcacacctcgttcataaccgaccgggggctctattgttacaaggtcatgccctttggattgaagaatgctggcgcgacctaccagaggctggtcaatacgatgttcgaaacactgatcggaaaaaccatggaagtatacgttgacgacatgctggtaaaatccgagcaagtgacggaccacgtttccgatctaagagaaacgtttggagtcctcaggaaatatcagatgaagctcaacccgctcaagtgcgccttcggtgtagcctctggaaaatttcttgggtttatggtaaacaacagaggcattgaagccaacccagacaaaattaaggctctgctcgacatgaggtcgcctataagaaagaaggaggtgcaaagcctcaatggtcaggtcgcggctctgagccgtttcatttcaaaggcaactgacaagtgtgcccctttcttcgagcttctaaaaaatgagaaagacttcagatggacagaagaatgcgagttcgcattccaacaactaaaggagtacatgggacgggccccgctgctcgccaaacctaaggagggagagaggttgaccttgtacttaggagtatcccaacaggctctcagcgcggccctcgttcggggggaagaaggggtgcagcaccccatttattacgtctccaaaagcctaatcgatgcagaaacaaggtacgcaccaatcgaaaaattagcttactgtctaatagtggcgtcgaggaagctgcgaccctattttcaagctcatgagatcgaagtcctgaccaaatacccattgaaacaaatcctccaaaaatcGGATACCTCAGGtcgtttactaaaatggtctattgagctcgctcagttcgacataaagtacaaaccaaggacggcgataaagggtcaagcgttggcagacttcattgccgagtttactgggccaattgacgaagagccggaaaacctgaaaggaccgtcctgggaactatacgtcgatggatcatcgaacgaacaaggagcgggagccggggttatgctaataagccccgaaggtcacaaaatcctctgcgccctgaggttcggttttttagccaccaataatgaatccgagtatgaagccttactagcaggactccgcctggcaaaggaaatacgagctgaattcttggagatcttcagcgactctcaactagttgtcaaccaggtgcggggagaataccaggccagagacacgaagatggcagcatacttacagaaggcacgcgaacttttagccactttcgaaaaatatgaaatgcatcaaatcccccgttcccagaactctcatgcggacgctctggctcgcctagcaactgcccgggacgcagaattcttgggggacatacctgtcgattttttggccaccccgagcacagaacaacgagatgaaacgctactgatcacggtgccccaaaactcatggatgacccccatcttggaatatctgcaagacgggaaactaccggaagacaagctggaagcacgtcgcctgcgagctcaagccgcccgatattgcatctacgatgaaagactgtacaagaggggattctcagccccactcctgaggtgcattgacggcaccgattgccagtctgtgctagaagaaattcatgcaggccactgcggtaatcatgcaggggcactctctctggcacaaaaggccctccgacaagggttttattggcccaccgtgaagcaagatgccatagagacggtcaagaaatgcgagaagtgccaaaggttcgccaaggttccgcgagctccgccggcctacctgcagcagatgagcagcccttggccctttgccatttggggcatggatctaatcgggccgctgcccacggctcgcggaggatgcaaacatgccatagtggcagttgactacttcaccaaatgggcagaggccaaagagctcgcacagatcaccagtgcgaagacacaagcttttacatgggataacataatctgcagatttggagtgccacagcaaatagtaacggacaacggaacccaatttaccagcgagcaattcatccaattctgcgagtcaatggggattcaaaagagtttcaccgccgttgatcacccccaggccaatgggcaggtcgaagcagtcaacaaaataatcaagcagaccctgaagacaaagcttgaggctagaaagggggcctgggtggatgaactgcaaacagtgctatggacctatcgaacaacagcccgaagcagcactggagaaaccccattctcaatggcgtatgggtcggaggctatgatccccgctgagaataaagtggccagccaccgaagggccaccttcagctcagatcgcaataacgagctactggcggctaatctggacctgctcgaggaatcaagagatgtagctcgcgtgaggatcgcaatttatcaacaaagagtggcacgatactataacaggaaggtccgaatccgacgttacaacgtcggagatccggtactacgcctagtactaccaggagcacgggcggcaagcgatggcaccttagggcctaactgggaaggtccatttatcatcaaagaaaatttgaataacggagcataccatctggcaaacatgga from the Diospyros lotus cultivar Yz01 unplaced genomic scaffold, ASM1463336v1 superscaf1, whole genome shotgun sequence genome contains:
- the LOC127792961 gene encoding AP-3 complex subunit delta produces the protein MGGQSIMDSLFQRNLEDLIKGHRLQLVCEPAFISKALEEIRREIKSTDLQTKSTALQKLTYLRSLHGVDDTWAAFHAVEVAASSRFHHKQIGYLAAALSFHSATDVVLLLTHQLRKDLSSSNPFEVSLALQCLSLICTPDLARDLTPEIFTLLSSSKLFIRKKAIATLLRVFGEYPDSVRVCFKRLVENLESSDWQTVSAVVGVFCELTAREPKSYLPLAPEFYRILVDSMNNWVLIKVLKIFAKLAPLEPRLAKRIVEPICEHMKRTGAKSLAFECIRTIVTSLTDYESAVRLAVVKVREFLIDDDPNIKCLGLQALSIVAPRHLWAVVENKDIVIKSVNDTDPNVKLEALHLMMAMVSEHNVAEICRVLVNYALKSDPEFCNEILGSILSTCSQNVYEIIVDFDWYVSLLGEISRISHCQKGEEIETQLIDIGMRVKDVRPEIVRVGRGLLIDPALLGNPFLHRILSAAAWASGEYVEFSKNPIELMEALLQPRTSLLPLSIQAVYIQSAFKILIFCLRSYLIPKESISSSSSSADDLEPGVMDSISEEECLESSNLTLSESLPGSEQDRDFNPRGLCQSFEDPPVENDGDTVVAPGPSSLSFSLKKEQFRHLLDLVKTAFRPLAGSHEVEVQERARNVLGLIELVDQELCDPLIQKEENFVVEELKVSKVVQLMHSAFSEELGPISVSAQDRVPIPDGLVLKENLNDLEEICGNIRLPATDSFSFGKPHFGGSGGTSPLNGQNEEEPEPSSESTSLLAEHRKRHGLYYLPSDVKETISGDYPPANELKLTDDDSVNDLVKLAEESFVLKKKPNQTKPRPVVVKLDEGDEVRTAARKTELKDDMISGAVRDVLLGNEDMPTSSRGKPSDKSSSIKKRGKEKISVVQTLESKESSSNANNSEVANPSSRQSKHHSHGKERKHRSRGKNIEESEEKGQKDKQRSHHHHSKNKARQRADGAVNVVAQSPVIPDFLL